The Strix uralensis isolate ZFMK-TIS-50842 chromosome 13, bStrUra1, whole genome shotgun sequence genome window below encodes:
- the LOC141949234 gene encoding uncharacterized protein LOC141949234, translated as MAAGGARLLAAETVLRPRWSVPVLGMLFTAPTSGLCGVSLPGLVLLTARGQKGTGGALPGCGPWPGAAAAEAGEARERERRRKSRLCGQHLPPSAGRESLPLWGEDSQATGFSEEEEGQEEGRRKKHLTRQILPAVPRARAAFQGMVGPDDLQEFPSHLKPFCSSGITTVTSRAVSYHRCEKVAPGFKAIPSACCFTPAAALLKKRRRDCSRQHHGMLIMTSTGLAVLSFSLLLAMDLQWPLIRGKRLYNSKWSYKAGLFPAVIMLLV; from the exons ATGGCGGCTGGAGGGGCGAGATTGCTGGCGGCGG agACCGTGCTGAGGCCGCGCTGGTCTGTTCCTGTCCTGGGGATGCTGTTTACTGCAcccacctcgggcttgtgtggggtgtctctgcctggccttgtgcTTCTCACAGcacgggggcaaaaagggacaggcggagcccttcccggctgtggaccatggccaggagctgccgcagctgaagctggagaggccagagaaagggaaagaaggagaaaatcaaggcTATGTGGGCAGCACctgcctcccagtgcaggaagagagagcctgcctctctgg ggggaggacagccaggcgactggattttcagaagaagaagaggggcaggaggaaggaaggagaaagaagcatctgacccgtcaaattctcccggcagtgccgagagcgagagctgcg ttccagggcatggttggaccagatgacctgcaagagttcccttcccacctcaaaccgttctgcaGTTCGGGAATCACAACTGTCACATCCAGGGCCGTGAGCTACCACAGGTgtgagaaagttgccccaggcttcaaggccatcccgagcgcctgctgctttactccggccgcagcgctcctgaagaagaggagaaga gactgcagccgtcagcaccacgggatgctgataatgaccagcacaggcctcgctgtactgtcgttttccctgctgcttgcaatggatctgcagtggcctttgattcgtggaaaaagactctacaactcgaaatggagttataaagcag ggcttttcccagctgtcattatgctacttgtctga
- the LOC141949235 gene encoding uncharacterized protein LOC141949235 isoform X1, which yields MLDERSEKVLCRQPLESDEHLRCESMCEVGYLHPWSLASSFDGDQALAQQMEESISERLRGLMLQSQGQFQKSLCSNSRGFEVMNLVNAGKPQLDNVLLMRMNYGLCSLLWSLDLPFSGWGTLWQETRNGTIGPPGFQKQILP from the exons ATGCTCGACGAGCGGTCTGAGAAG gtgctgtgcaggcagcctttggagtcggatgagcatttgag gtgtgAATCAATGTGCGAAGTGGGATACCTGCACCCTTGGAGTTTGGCAAG TTCTTTCGATGGTGATCAGGCCTTGGCACAGCAGATGGAAGAATCCATCTCTGAGCGGCTGAG AGGGTTGATGTTGCAGAGTCAAGGGCAGTTTCAGAAAAG TCTCTGCTCAAACAGCAGaggatttgag gtgatgaacCTGGTGAATGCTGGGAAACCCCAGTTAGATAATGTGCTGCTGATGAGGATGAACTACGGACTGTGCTCTCTGCTTTGgtcccttgacttacctttcagtgGGTGGG gcaCCTTGTGGCAAGAAactagaaatg gtacaatagggccaccgggattccagaagcaaatccttccatga
- the LOC141949235 gene encoding uncharacterized protein LOC141949235 isoform X2 — protein MWLLWKTTLAPGPLKGVNQCAKWDTCTLGVWQGATLVPRGLMLQSQGQFQKSLCSNSRGFEVMNLVNAGKPQLDNVLLMRMNYGLCSLLWSLDLPFSGWGTLWQETRNGTIGPPGFQKQILP, from the exons ATGTGGTTATTGTGGAAGACGACTCTGGCCCCTGGTCCTCTGAAAG gtgtgAATCAATGTGCGAAGTGGGATACCTGCACCCTTGGAGTTTGGCAAG gtgccacTCTCGTTCCCAGAGGGTTGATGTTGCAGAGTCAAGGGCAGTTTCAGAAAAG TCTCTGCTCAAACAGCAGaggatttgag gtgatgaacCTGGTGAATGCTGGGAAACCCCAGTTAGATAATGTGCTGCTGATGAGGATGAACTACGGACTGTGCTCTCTGCTTTGgtcccttgacttacctttcagtgGGTGGG gcaCCTTGTGGCAAGAAactagaaatg gtacaatagggccaccgggattccagaagcaaatccttccatga